One genomic segment of Helianthus annuus cultivar XRQ/B chromosome 14, HanXRQr2.0-SUNRISE, whole genome shotgun sequence includes these proteins:
- the LOC110909285 gene encoding potassium channel SKOR isoform X4 yields the protein MEFGFFRGLPDRLYLLDTFSQAAFFIDIVVQFFVPYRDTQTYKFIVSPRLIAIRYLKSHFIFDLLACMPWDILYTASGKKEEVRYLLLIRLVRARKVLEFFSKLEKDIRVKYLFSRIIKLIAVELYCTHTAACIFYYLATTLPPVEEGYTWIGSLTLGDYSYSNFREIDLWKRYITSLYFAIVTMATVGYGDIHAVNLREMIFVMVYVSFDMVLGAYLIGNMTALIVKGSKTERYRDRMSDLIKFMDRNELDRDIRNQIKGHVRLQYDSSITDSAVIQDLPISIRAKISESLYRTYIEKVSLFRGCSSEFINHVVTRVQEEFFLPGEVIMEQGIVVDQLYFICHGSLEEVVICEDGSEEIVSNLKPHDSFGDVSILCNIPQPYTVQVCELCRLLRLDKQTFTNILEIYFLDGRKILNNLLEGKESDVRMRNMVTDITVHIGMQEAELALRVNSAAFNGDLSQIKSLIRSGADPNKKDYDGRSPLHLAAAKGHMDIAVFLIQNGVEVNMSDNFGNTPLLEAIKNANDDIASVLVKEGGSLKINDPGNFLCSCVARGDIDFIRRLLSNGIDPNSKDYDFRTPLHVATSQGSCLIAKLLVEAGASVLLKDRWGNTPLDEARSSGNKILIKLLEEARSLQLSEFPTCSQESTDKTPQRKCTVYPFQPWEPKDQKKLGIVLWVPESIDELIKTAADHLKLDVPPTSCIIITEDAGQISDVDMINDGQKLYLIITTQA from the exons ATGGAGTTTGGCTTCTTCCGGGGCTTACCCGATCGCCTCTATCTATTAGACACATTCAGTCAAGCCGCTTTCTTCATCGACATCGTTGTTCAGTTCTTCGTTCCTTACCGAGACACCCAAACCTACAAGTTCATCGTTAGCCCACGACTCATCGCTATTCG GTACTTGAAATCTCATTTCATATTTGATTTACTCGCCTGTATGCCTTGGGACATACTTTATACG GCTTCTGGGAAAAAAGAAGAAGTGAGATACCTTTTACTAATACGATTAGTACGGGCACGTAAGGTTCTAGAATTCTTTTCCAAGTTAGAGAAGGACATACGGGTCAAGTATTTGTTTTCGAGGATTATAAAGCTTATTGCTGTTGAGCTCTACTGCACGCATACGGCTGCATGCATATTCTACTATCTGGCTACGACTCTGCCACCTGTCGAAGAAGGATACACGTGGATCGGGAGCTTAACACTTGGTGATTATAGCTACTCAAACTTCAGAGAAATCGATCTTTGGAAACGTTATATAACGTCGTTATATTTTGCAATTGTTACTATGGCAACAGTCG GCTATGGTGACATACATGCGGTCAACTTAAGAGAGATGATATTCGTTATGGTTTATGTCTCGTTTGACATGGTTCTTGGTGCTTATTTGATCGGTAACATGACAGCTTTAATCGTAAAAGGATCAAAAACAGAACGATATAGGGACCGAATGTCAGATCTTATCAAATTTATGGATAGAAATGAATTGGATCGAGACATACGCAATCAAATTAAAGGTCACGTGAGGCTGCAATACGACAGCAGTATTACTGATTCTGCCGTTATTCAAGACCTTCCAATCTCTATTCGCGCCAAG ATATCGGAAAGTCTCTACAGGACGTACATCGAAAAGGTTTCGCTTTTCAGGGGGTGTTCTTCGGAATTTATCAATCATGTTGTAACTAGAGTGCAAGAAGAGTTCTTTCTTCCTGGTGAAGTAATCATGGAGCAAGGGATTGTTGTTGATCAGCTTTATTTCATCTGTCATGGCAGCCTG GAAGAAGTTGTAATATGTGAAGATGGATCCGAAGAGATAGTATCAAATCTAAAACCTCATGACTCGTTTGGTGATGTTTCGATTCTATGTAACATTCCACAACCATACACAGTTCAAGTTTGTGAACTTTGTCGACTTTTGCGGCTTGATAAACAAACCTTCACTAATATTCTTGAAATATATTTTCTTGATGGAAGGAAGATTTTAAACAATCTACTAGAG GGTAAAGAAAGTGACGTTCGAATGAGGAATATGGTGACGGATATCACAGTTCATATCGGAATGCAAGAAGCAGAACTTGCACTAAGGGTCAACAGTGCAGCGTTTAATGGAGACTTGTCTCAGATAAAAAGCTTAATTCGATCCGGTGCTGACCCGAACAAGAAAGATTATGACGGAAGGTCACCCCTG CATCTCGCTGCAGCAAAAGGACACATGGATATTGCGGTTTTCCTAATTCAAAACGGTGTAGAGGTTAACATGTCAG ATAACTTTGGAAACACGCCGTTGTTAGAAGCGATCAAGAACGCGAATGATGACATTGCATCTGTCCTAGTAAAAGAAGGGGGGTCGTTAAAGATAAACGACCCTGGCAACTTCTTGTGTTCATGTGTGGCGAGAGGGGACATAGATTTCATCAGGCGGCTTTTATCAAACGGAATTGACCCGAATTCTAAAGACTACGATTTTAGAACTCCACTTCACGTTGCCACGTCACAAGGATCGTGTTTAATAGCAAAGCTGCTAGTTGAAGCTGGAGCTAGTGTTCTATTGAAGGACAG ATGGGGTAACACTCCCCTTGATGAAGCAAGATCATCTGGAAACAAGATACTGATAAAGCTATTGGAAGAAGCCAGATCTTTGCAGTTGTCGGAATTCCCTACATGCTCTCAAGAATCAACAG ATAAAACGCCCCAAAGAAAATGTACTGTATACCCGTTTCAGCCATGGGAACCAAAGGATCAAAAGAAGTTGGGGATTGTATTATGGGTTCCGGAATCCATCGATGAACTCATCAAAACGGCAGCAGATCACTTAAAGTTGGACGTTCCTCCCACTTCTTGCATCATAATAACAGAAGATGCAGGTCAAATTTCTGATGTGGATATGATTAATGATGGACAAAAACTCTACTTAATAATTACTACTCAAGCATGA
- the LOC110909285 gene encoding potassium channel SKOR isoform X3 encodes MEFGFFRGLPDRLYLLDTFSQAAFFIDIVVQFFVPYRDTQTYKFIVSPRLIAIRYLKSHFIFDLLACMPWDILYTASGKKEEVRYLLLIRLVRARKVLEFFSKLEKDIRVKYLFSRIIKLIAVELYCTHTAACIFYYLATTLPPVEEGYTWIGSLTLGDYSYSNFREIDLWKRYITSLYFAIVTMATVGYGDIHAVNLREMIFVMVYVSFDMVLGAYLIGNMTALIVKGSKTERYRDRMSDLIKFMDRNELDRDIRNQIKGHVRLQYDSSITDSAVIQDLPISIRAKISESLYRTYIEKVSLFRGCSSEFINHVVTRVQEEFFLPGEVIMEQGIVVDQLYFICHGSLEEVVICEDGSEEIVSNLKPHDSFGDVSILCNIPQPYTVQVCELCRLLRLDKQTFTNILEIYFLDGRKILNNLLEGKESDVRMRNMVTDITVHIGMQEAELALRVNSAAFNGDLSQIKSLIRSGADPNKKDYDGRSPLHLAAAKGHMDIAVFLIQNGVEVNMSDNFGNTPLLEAIKNANDDIASVLVKEGGSLKINDPGNFLCSCVARGDIDFIRRLLSNGIDPNSKDYDFRTPLHVATSQGSCLIAKLLVEAGASVLLKDRWGNTPLDEARSSGNKILIKLLEEARSLQLSEFPTCSQESTVTDKTPQRKCTVYPFQPWEPKDQKKLGIVLWVPESIDELIKTAADHLKLDVPPTSCIIITEDAGQISDVDMINDGQKLYLIITTQA; translated from the exons ATGGAGTTTGGCTTCTTCCGGGGCTTACCCGATCGCCTCTATCTATTAGACACATTCAGTCAAGCCGCTTTCTTCATCGACATCGTTGTTCAGTTCTTCGTTCCTTACCGAGACACCCAAACCTACAAGTTCATCGTTAGCCCACGACTCATCGCTATTCG GTACTTGAAATCTCATTTCATATTTGATTTACTCGCCTGTATGCCTTGGGACATACTTTATACG GCTTCTGGGAAAAAAGAAGAAGTGAGATACCTTTTACTAATACGATTAGTACGGGCACGTAAGGTTCTAGAATTCTTTTCCAAGTTAGAGAAGGACATACGGGTCAAGTATTTGTTTTCGAGGATTATAAAGCTTATTGCTGTTGAGCTCTACTGCACGCATACGGCTGCATGCATATTCTACTATCTGGCTACGACTCTGCCACCTGTCGAAGAAGGATACACGTGGATCGGGAGCTTAACACTTGGTGATTATAGCTACTCAAACTTCAGAGAAATCGATCTTTGGAAACGTTATATAACGTCGTTATATTTTGCAATTGTTACTATGGCAACAGTCG GCTATGGTGACATACATGCGGTCAACTTAAGAGAGATGATATTCGTTATGGTTTATGTCTCGTTTGACATGGTTCTTGGTGCTTATTTGATCGGTAACATGACAGCTTTAATCGTAAAAGGATCAAAAACAGAACGATATAGGGACCGAATGTCAGATCTTATCAAATTTATGGATAGAAATGAATTGGATCGAGACATACGCAATCAAATTAAAGGTCACGTGAGGCTGCAATACGACAGCAGTATTACTGATTCTGCCGTTATTCAAGACCTTCCAATCTCTATTCGCGCCAAG ATATCGGAAAGTCTCTACAGGACGTACATCGAAAAGGTTTCGCTTTTCAGGGGGTGTTCTTCGGAATTTATCAATCATGTTGTAACTAGAGTGCAAGAAGAGTTCTTTCTTCCTGGTGAAGTAATCATGGAGCAAGGGATTGTTGTTGATCAGCTTTATTTCATCTGTCATGGCAGCCTG GAAGAAGTTGTAATATGTGAAGATGGATCCGAAGAGATAGTATCAAATCTAAAACCTCATGACTCGTTTGGTGATGTTTCGATTCTATGTAACATTCCACAACCATACACAGTTCAAGTTTGTGAACTTTGTCGACTTTTGCGGCTTGATAAACAAACCTTCACTAATATTCTTGAAATATATTTTCTTGATGGAAGGAAGATTTTAAACAATCTACTAGAG GGTAAAGAAAGTGACGTTCGAATGAGGAATATGGTGACGGATATCACAGTTCATATCGGAATGCAAGAAGCAGAACTTGCACTAAGGGTCAACAGTGCAGCGTTTAATGGAGACTTGTCTCAGATAAAAAGCTTAATTCGATCCGGTGCTGACCCGAACAAGAAAGATTATGACGGAAGGTCACCCCTG CATCTCGCTGCAGCAAAAGGACACATGGATATTGCGGTTTTCCTAATTCAAAACGGTGTAGAGGTTAACATGTCAG ATAACTTTGGAAACACGCCGTTGTTAGAAGCGATCAAGAACGCGAATGATGACATTGCATCTGTCCTAGTAAAAGAAGGGGGGTCGTTAAAGATAAACGACCCTGGCAACTTCTTGTGTTCATGTGTGGCGAGAGGGGACATAGATTTCATCAGGCGGCTTTTATCAAACGGAATTGACCCGAATTCTAAAGACTACGATTTTAGAACTCCACTTCACGTTGCCACGTCACAAGGATCGTGTTTAATAGCAAAGCTGCTAGTTGAAGCTGGAGCTAGTGTTCTATTGAAGGACAG ATGGGGTAACACTCCCCTTGATGAAGCAAGATCATCTGGAAACAAGATACTGATAAAGCTATTGGAAGAAGCCAGATCTTTGCAGTTGTCGGAATTCCCTACATGCTCTCAAGAATCAACAG TCACAGATAAAACGCCCCAAAGAAAATGTACTGTATACCCGTTTCAGCCATGGGAACCAAAGGATCAAAAGAAGTTGGGGATTGTATTATGGGTTCCGGAATCCATCGATGAACTCATCAAAACGGCAGCAGATCACTTAAAGTTGGACGTTCCTCCCACTTCTTGCATCATAATAACAGAAGATGCAGGTCAAATTTCTGATGTGGATATGATTAATGATGGACAAAAACTCTACTTAATAATTACTACTCAAGCATGA